In Phyllobacterium zundukense, one DNA window encodes the following:
- a CDS encoding DUF1467 family protein, giving the protein MPIATAMAVYFILWWLTLFTMLPIGLRTQAEEDDVTLGTTPSAPHKHRMGRVFLLTTIISAVIFAIFYVVNQKLGYGVDDIPVFFPQLN; this is encoded by the coding sequence ATGCCAATCGCAACTGCAATGGCAGTCTATTTCATCCTCTGGTGGCTGACGCTCTTCACCATGCTGCCGATTGGCCTGCGTACCCAAGCTGAAGAAGACGATGTCACGCTGGGCACAACTCCCAGCGCTCCGCACAAACATCGCATGGGCAGGGTTTTCCTGCTTACGACAATTATCTCGGCCGTTATCTTCGCCATTTTCTATGTGGTAAATCAAAAGCTTGGCTACGGCGTCGACGATATACCGGTATTCTTCCCTCAGCTTAATTGA
- the mce gene encoding methylmalonyl-CoA epimerase, translating into MLGRLNHVAIAVPDLAAASAIYRNTLGAKLTEPQMLPEHGVTVVFIDVGNTKIELLEPLGVDSPIAAFLAKNPSGGMHHVCYEVPDIVAARDRLKEQGARILGDGEPKIGAHGKPVLFLHPKDFNGTLIELEQE; encoded by the coding sequence ATGCTTGGCCGTCTCAACCATGTCGCGATTGCCGTGCCGGATCTGGCTGCCGCGTCCGCGATTTATCGCAATACGCTCGGCGCGAAACTGACCGAACCCCAGATGCTGCCGGAGCATGGCGTAACGGTCGTCTTCATCGATGTCGGCAATACGAAGATCGAATTGCTGGAACCGCTGGGTGTGGATTCACCAATCGCTGCATTTCTGGCAAAGAACCCTTCAGGCGGCATGCATCATGTCTGCTACGAAGTGCCCGATATCGTGGCAGCGCGCGACAGGCTAAAAGAGCAGGGCGCCCGCATCCTTGGAGACGGCGAGCCAAAGATCGGCGCACACGGCAAACCCGTTCTGTTTCTTCATCCGAAGGATTTCAACGGGACGCTGATTGAACTGGAGCAAGAGTAA
- a CDS encoding ribonuclease J, which translates to MANSDQAELVFLPLGGVGEIGMNLAMYGYGPAHKREWVVVDMGVSFAGPDLPGADLVLPDIRFLQAERNNLKGIVITHAHEDHYGALLDLWPMLNVPVYATPFTAGLLEAKRQSEPGAPNIPVTIYRASETFNVGPFEFEALAVTHSIPEPVSLAIKTPLGTVIHTGDWKMDPEPSLGPLINEARFRALGDEGVLALMCDSTNALRDGESPSEREVGESLREIIEKARGRVAITTFSSNVGRIRSIALAARDAGRQVLVLGRSMKRMIDVASELGYLDGVPEFLAEDDYGFIPRENMVIILTGSQGEPRAALAKLARDEMRSVALSAGDTVIYSSRPIPGNEKAIIDTKNLLIEQGVHVISDGDQLVHVSGHPRRNELKRMYAWVRPRILVPVHGEAAHLVGQGSLAAMAGIPEVPQVRNGDVLRLAPGRAEIIDQAPFGRLYKDGKLIGDEEEVGIVDRRKLSYVGHVAVSMLLDERYNILEDPEIVPIGLPENDDEGELLEDLLYDAAVGAVQSIPREKRKDIAMVREAVRRAVRAATNEVWGKKPIVTVFVTRP; encoded by the coding sequence ATGGCAAATTCCGATCAAGCGGAACTTGTTTTCCTTCCCTTGGGTGGTGTCGGTGAGATCGGGATGAACCTGGCCATGTACGGCTATGGTCCCGCGCACAAGCGTGAGTGGGTCGTGGTTGACATGGGCGTGAGTTTCGCCGGTCCTGACCTTCCGGGTGCCGATCTCGTGCTGCCCGATATTCGCTTCCTGCAGGCCGAGCGCAATAATCTGAAGGGCATTGTGATCACGCATGCTCATGAAGATCATTATGGCGCCTTGCTTGATCTGTGGCCGATGCTGAATGTTCCCGTCTATGCGACACCCTTCACGGCCGGCTTGCTCGAAGCAAAGCGCCAGTCGGAACCGGGCGCCCCAAACATTCCGGTGACCATCTACCGCGCCAGTGAAACCTTCAATGTTGGTCCGTTCGAATTCGAGGCGCTCGCTGTTACGCACTCGATCCCGGAGCCTGTTTCGCTGGCGATCAAGACGCCGCTCGGCACGGTCATTCACACCGGCGACTGGAAGATGGATCCCGAGCCGTCGCTGGGGCCACTCATCAATGAAGCGCGTTTCCGCGCACTTGGTGACGAAGGCGTGCTCGCCTTGATGTGCGATTCGACCAATGCCCTGCGCGATGGCGAATCCCCGTCCGAACGGGAAGTCGGCGAGAGCCTGCGCGAGATCATCGAAAAGGCCCGCGGCCGCGTGGCTATCACCACCTTCTCGTCCAATGTCGGGCGTATCCGGTCCATCGCCTTGGCGGCTCGCGACGCAGGTCGCCAGGTTCTGGTACTTGGCCGCTCGATGAAGCGCATGATCGATGTGGCAAGTGAGCTCGGTTATCTTGATGGCGTTCCGGAATTCCTTGCCGAGGACGATTATGGCTTCATTCCTCGCGAGAATATGGTCATCATTCTGACCGGCAGCCAGGGTGAACCGCGCGCCGCATTGGCAAAACTGGCCCGAGACGAAATGCGCAGTGTTGCACTGTCTGCTGGCGACACGGTGATCTATTCCTCGCGTCCTATCCCGGGTAATGAAAAGGCAATTATCGATACGAAGAACCTCCTGATCGAACAGGGCGTTCACGTCATTTCCGACGGCGATCAATTGGTGCACGTTTCGGGCCATCCTCGGCGCAACGAATTGAAGCGCATGTATGCATGGGTGCGTCCGCGCATCCTTGTACCGGTCCATGGTGAGGCGGCGCATCTCGTAGGGCAGGGATCTCTTGCCGCAATGGCCGGGATTCCGGAAGTGCCGCAGGTGCGCAACGGCGACGTGCTGCGGTTGGCACCGGGCAGAGCTGAAATCATCGATCAGGCTCCATTCGGACGTTTGTACAAGGATGGAAAGCTCATCGGCGACGAGGAAGAGGTCGGCATCGTTGACCGGCGCAAACTTTCATATGTCGGACATGTTGCCGTCTCGATGCTGCTCGACGAGAGATACAATATCCTTGAGGATCCGGAGATCGTCCCGATTGGCCTTCCCGAAAACGACGATGAGGGGGAGCTTCTCGAAGATTTGCTCTATGACGCGGCGGTTGGTGCAGTACAAAGCATTCCACGTGAAAAACGCAAGGATATAGCCATGGTCCGTGAGGCCGTGCGCCGGGCGGTACGCGCTGCGACCAATGAAGTTTGGGGCAAAAAGCCGATCGTCACAGTCTTTGTGACCAGGCCCTGA
- a CDS encoding biotin--[acetyl-CoA-carboxylase] ligase: MGFSLSPLAQQNGFRLEAFETVGSTNAVALERAQAGDPGKLWIVSKSQQSGRGRRGRAWATSQGNLAASLLLTGNFELKTAATLGFVAGLSLADALDAVCPAATFSVGLDGAGNAGAGKSPLRVELKWPNDLLAGGAKLAGILLESTQLPDNRFAIVIGIGVNVVAYPDDVPYPATSLARLGADCDAETLFLALSDAWEENSRIWGEGRGLAEIRKRWLARAAGLGGEVAVRVDGTVLRGIFETIDEDCRFVIRDNDGERVKIAAGDVHFGAVASASAE; this comes from the coding sequence ATGGGATTCTCACTTTCGCCCCTGGCACAGCAAAACGGTTTTCGGCTGGAGGCGTTTGAGACGGTCGGCTCGACCAACGCTGTTGCGCTGGAGCGGGCGCAGGCTGGCGATCCGGGAAAATTATGGATCGTCTCCAAAAGCCAGCAAAGCGGCCGTGGCCGACGCGGCCGCGCCTGGGCAACATCGCAGGGGAACCTTGCCGCTTCACTGTTGCTGACCGGGAATTTTGAACTGAAAACTGCCGCCACGCTGGGCTTCGTTGCCGGGCTTTCGCTTGCGGATGCTTTGGACGCCGTCTGTCCGGCTGCGACTTTTTCAGTTGGTCTCGACGGAGCAGGAAATGCCGGAGCCGGCAAATCGCCACTGCGCGTCGAACTCAAATGGCCAAACGATCTTTTGGCCGGTGGCGCAAAGCTCGCGGGTATTTTGCTCGAATCGACGCAATTGCCGGATAACCGCTTTGCGATCGTCATTGGCATTGGTGTCAATGTCGTTGCATATCCCGACGACGTTCCCTACCCGGCGACGTCGCTAGCCCGTCTTGGCGCTGATTGTGATGCGGAAACCTTGTTTCTGGCGCTCTCCGACGCCTGGGAAGAGAACAGCCGCATCTGGGGCGAGGGACGCGGACTGGCCGAAATTCGCAAGCGCTGGCTCGCACGCGCTGCCGGGCTTGGCGGCGAAGTTGCCGTGCGAGTCGACGGAACGGTGCTGCGTGGTATATTCGAAACGATTGACGAGGACTGCCGCTTCGTTATTCGCGACAATGATGGAGAGCGGGTGAAAATTGCCGCCGGTGATGTCCATTTTGGTGCAGTTGCGTCGGCAAGTGCTGAATAG
- the nuoN gene encoding NADH-quinone oxidoreductase subunit NuoN, translating into MIPNLTLMAPELLITVGALALLMIGAFSGERANALVHGLAVALLLAALALVVLFPEDGHVFGRAFVSDPFSRFMKVLTLVGSVVTLVMSAGFAKAEKFDKFEFPILILLSTLGMLLMISANDTLSLYLGLELQSLALYVVAAINRDNVRSTEAGLKYFVLGALSSGMLLYGISLVYGFTGHTGFEAIAQALGGSERQLGVVFGLVFIFAGLAFKISAVPFHMWTPDVYEGAPTPVTAFFASAPKMAAMALLTRVAVETFQPITHDWQQIIVFIAIASMVLGAFAAIGQRNIKRLMAYSSISHMGYALVGLSAGTLVGVRGVAIYMLIYLVTTLGTFAFILAMRRKEGNVEQIGDLAGLSRTNPVMATILTILMFSLAGIPPLAGFWGKWYTFLAAMQANLYALAIIGIVASVVGAFYYLRIIKIMWFDEPVGAFVPVAGELRLVLGVSGLLVLFYVLIGGPVSTYAEAAAKTFF; encoded by the coding sequence ATGATTCCCAACTTGACGCTTATGGCTCCTGAACTGCTGATTACAGTGGGCGCACTGGCTCTGCTGATGATCGGGGCGTTTTCCGGTGAAAGGGCAAACGCGCTGGTCCATGGCCTCGCAGTTGCGTTGCTGCTCGCGGCGCTGGCGCTGGTCGTTCTTTTTCCCGAGGATGGCCATGTGTTCGGGCGCGCTTTCGTCAGCGATCCATTCTCGCGCTTCATGAAGGTGCTGACCCTGGTTGGATCGGTTGTCACGCTCGTCATGTCCGCAGGTTTCGCCAAGGCAGAAAAATTCGACAAGTTCGAATTTCCGATCCTGATCCTGCTGTCCACTCTCGGCATGCTGCTCATGATCTCGGCAAACGACACATTGTCGCTTTATCTCGGCCTGGAATTGCAGTCGCTTGCGCTCTACGTCGTCGCTGCCATCAATCGTGACAATGTGCGTTCGACGGAAGCCGGGTTGAAGTATTTCGTGCTTGGCGCCTTGTCGTCAGGAATGCTGCTCTACGGCATTTCACTGGTCTACGGATTTACGGGACACACGGGCTTCGAGGCGATCGCTCAGGCGCTGGGCGGCTCCGAACGGCAGCTTGGCGTCGTGTTCGGTCTCGTATTCATCTTCGCTGGACTTGCCTTCAAGATTTCTGCAGTGCCGTTCCACATGTGGACGCCTGACGTTTATGAAGGCGCGCCCACACCGGTTACGGCCTTTTTCGCCAGTGCACCAAAAATGGCTGCCATGGCATTGCTGACCCGCGTCGCGGTCGAGACGTTCCAGCCTATCACCCATGACTGGCAGCAGATCATCGTCTTCATTGCTATCGCATCGATGGTCCTGGGCGCCTTTGCGGCGATTGGCCAGCGCAACATCAAGCGGCTGATGGCTTATTCTTCCATCAGCCACATGGGCTACGCACTGGTTGGGCTCTCCGCTGGCACTCTGGTCGGTGTGCGCGGCGTTGCGATCTACATGCTGATCTATCTGGTCACCACGCTCGGGACATTTGCATTCATTCTCGCGATGCGGCGCAAGGAAGGCAATGTTGAGCAGATTGGCGATCTTGCAGGCTTGTCGCGCACCAATCCGGTTATGGCGACAATTCTGACAATCCTGATGTTCTCGCTTGCCGGTATCCCGCCGCTCGCCGGATTCTGGGGCAAATGGTACACCTTTCTCGCTGCGATGCAGGCCAACCTTTATGCTTTGGCAATCATTGGCATCGTGGCGTCGGTCGTGGGGGCTTTCTACTACCTGCGCATCATCAAAATCATGTGGTTCGATGAACCGGTAGGCGCCTTCGTACCAGTGGCCGGTGAACTGCGCCTCGTGCTCGGCGTGTCCGGCCTGCTGGTGCTCTTCTATGTTCTGATCGGTGGACCGGTCAGCACGTATGCGGAAGCCGCCGCCAAGACGTTCTTCTAA
- a CDS encoding NADH-quinone oxidoreductase subunit M: MTDWPILSTVTFLPLVGAFLLLMIRDDSESARRNIRNVTLWTTIITFLLSLLIWYYFDNGQAGFQFVEKAAWLDSGISYHMGVDGISMLFVILTTFLMPLCILASWEAIQTRVKEYMIAFLVLETLMIGVFCALDIVLFYVFFEAVLVPMFIIIGVWGGKRRVYASFKFFLYTLLGSVLMLLAIMAMYWQAGTTDIPTLLAYKFPASLQTWLWLAFFASFAVKMPMWPVHTWLPDAHVEAPTAASAILAGILLKLGGYGFIRFSIPMFPIASADFAPLIYTLSIVAIIYTSLVALMQQDIKKLIAYSSVAHMGYVTMGIFAANEQGIQGAIFQMLSHGLVSSALFLCVGIVYDRTHTREIAAYGGLVNNMPKYAVVFMIFTMANVGLPGTSGFVGEFLTLLGVFRVNTWVALFAASGVIFSAAYALWLYRRVIFGSLDKESLKSLLDMSPREKAVIYPLAILTIFYGVYPMPVFDATASSVHALINQYNNALSSAATLALK, translated from the coding sequence ATGACCGACTGGCCAATTCTCTCGACTGTTACCTTCCTGCCATTGGTCGGTGCCTTTCTCCTTCTGATGATCCGGGATGACAGTGAATCTGCACGGCGTAACATCCGCAATGTGACGCTGTGGACGACGATCATCACGTTCCTGCTGTCATTGCTGATCTGGTATTATTTCGACAATGGCCAGGCTGGCTTCCAGTTTGTCGAAAAGGCCGCTTGGCTTGATTCCGGCATCTCCTATCATATGGGTGTGGACGGCATTTCGATGCTGTTCGTCATCCTCACCACCTTCCTGATGCCGCTGTGCATCCTGGCAAGCTGGGAAGCGATCCAGACCAGGGTCAAGGAGTACATGATTGCGTTCCTGGTGTTGGAAACGCTGATGATCGGTGTCTTCTGCGCGCTCGATATCGTTCTGTTCTATGTGTTCTTTGAAGCAGTTCTGGTCCCGATGTTCATCATCATCGGTGTCTGGGGTGGCAAGCGCCGCGTCTACGCAAGCTTCAAGTTCTTCCTCTACACATTGCTCGGCTCGGTGCTGATGCTGCTGGCCATCATGGCGATGTACTGGCAGGCAGGTACGACCGACATTCCGACCTTGCTTGCCTATAAATTCCCGGCGTCGCTGCAGACTTGGCTTTGGCTGGCATTCTTCGCCTCTTTTGCGGTCAAGATGCCGATGTGGCCGGTACACACCTGGTTGCCGGATGCGCATGTGGAAGCTCCAACTGCAGCCTCCGCAATTCTGGCTGGCATCCTGTTGAAGCTCGGTGGATATGGTTTCATCCGCTTCTCGATACCGATGTTCCCCATCGCTTCGGCTGATTTCGCGCCGCTGATCTACACGCTGTCCATCGTCGCTATCATCTACACATCGCTCGTCGCGCTGATGCAGCAAGACATCAAGAAGCTGATCGCCTATTCGTCCGTGGCCCACATGGGCTATGTCACAATGGGTATCTTCGCGGCCAACGAGCAGGGTATCCAGGGGGCAATTTTTCAGATGCTCTCGCACGGGCTAGTCTCGAGCGCGCTGTTCCTCTGTGTCGGTATCGTCTACGACCGCACCCATACACGTGAGATTGCGGCCTATGGCGGTCTCGTCAACAACATGCCGAAATATGCTGTGGTGTTCATGATCTTCACCATGGCCAATGTTGGCCTGCCTGGAACCTCAGGCTTTGTTGGTGAGTTCCTTACTTTGCTGGGCGTCTTCCGCGTCAACACATGGGTTGCGCTGTTTGCCGCCAGCGGCGTCATTTTCTCCGCAGCCTATGCACTCTGGCTCTATCGCCGTGTCATATTCGGTTCGCTCGACAAGGAGAGCCTGAAATCGCTTCTGGATATGTCGCCGCGTGAAAAAGCCGTGATCTATCCGCTGGCAATCCTGACAATCTTCTACGGCGTTTATCCGATGCCTGTCTTCGATGCGACGGCAAGCTCTGTCCACGCCCTGATCAATCAATACAATAACGCGCTGTCTTCAGCTGCCACCCTGGCGCTGAAATAG
- the nuoL gene encoding NADH-quinone oxidoreductase subunit L, whose product MLYLAIVFLPLLGFLIAGLFGSSIGAKASEYVTTGLLIVCAVLSWIAFGTVALGHGEAFKVPVMHWVESGSLSFDWALRIDTLTAVMLVVVNTVSALVHTYSIGYMHHDPDRPRFFAYLSLFTFAMLMLVTGDNLVQMFFGWEGVGLASYLLIGFWFKKPSANAAAIKAFVVNRVGDFGFLLGIFALFVLFDTVQFDTLFTSAAQYLPAEGATEGSQTVLNFLGYALDKQGAITIACLLLFMGAMGKSAQFLLHTWLPDAMEGPTPVSALIHAATMVTAGVFMVARLSPIFELSHTALIFVTFIGATTAFFAATVGLVQNDIKRVIAYSTCSQLGYMFVALGLGAYGAGIFHLFTHAFFKALLFLGAGSVIHAVSDEQDMRHMGGLRKLIPQTYWLMVVGTVALTGLGIPGTLIGTAGFFSKDMIIESAYASHSPVAGYAFILLVIAAIFTSFYSWRLIFMTFHGKPRASHDVMHHVHESPYVMLVPLFILAFGALFAGVGFHEYFFGHEYAEFWKGAIFTGPENEILEEHHHVPFLVAMSPFLAMAAGFLVSWYFYIRSPETPKRLAAQHPGLYQFLLNKWYFDELYDFLFVRPAKALGRFLWKQGDGWLIDGHGPDGISARVVDVTNRVVRLQTGYLYHYAFAMLIGVAALVTWMMLGSNF is encoded by the coding sequence ATGCTGTATCTGGCGATTGTCTTCCTTCCGTTGCTCGGTTTTCTGATCGCGGGCCTGTTTGGCTCGTCGATCGGGGCGAAGGCGAGCGAGTATGTCACGACTGGACTGCTGATCGTCTGTGCGGTCCTTTCCTGGATCGCATTCGGGACCGTGGCGCTGGGCCACGGCGAAGCGTTCAAGGTGCCGGTCATGCACTGGGTCGAGTCGGGTTCGCTGAGCTTCGACTGGGCGCTGCGCATCGACACGCTGACAGCGGTAATGCTGGTCGTCGTCAACACCGTCTCGGCACTGGTCCATACCTATTCGATCGGCTACATGCATCACGATCCGGATCGGCCGCGCTTTTTCGCCTATCTGTCGCTCTTCACTTTCGCCATGCTGATGCTGGTGACCGGCGACAATCTGGTACAGATGTTCTTCGGCTGGGAAGGCGTGGGCCTTGCGTCGTATCTGCTGATTGGCTTCTGGTTCAAGAAGCCTTCCGCCAATGCCGCCGCCATCAAGGCCTTCGTTGTCAACCGCGTCGGCGATTTCGGCTTCCTGCTTGGCATTTTCGCACTGTTCGTACTTTTCGACACTGTCCAGTTCGACACGCTATTTACTTCCGCTGCGCAGTATCTTCCGGCTGAAGGTGCGACTGAGGGCAGTCAGACTGTTCTGAATTTCCTGGGCTATGCGCTCGACAAGCAGGGTGCGATCACTATTGCCTGCCTGCTGCTCTTCATGGGCGCGATGGGCAAGTCGGCACAGTTCCTGCTGCACACCTGGCTGCCAGACGCCATGGAAGGCCCGACACCGGTTTCGGCACTGATCCATGCTGCCACGATGGTGACCGCTGGTGTATTCATGGTTGCGCGTTTGTCCCCGATCTTCGAACTGTCGCATACCGCCTTGATTTTCGTCACCTTTATCGGTGCGACCACGGCATTCTTTGCTGCAACAGTTGGCCTCGTCCAGAACGACATCAAGCGCGTCATCGCATATTCGACCTGTTCGCAGCTTGGCTACATGTTTGTTGCGCTCGGGCTCGGTGCTTACGGTGCCGGCATTTTCCACCTGTTCACGCACGCCTTCTTCAAGGCCCTGCTGTTCCTTGGAGCGGGCTCCGTCATTCACGCCGTATCCGATGAACAGGACATGCGCCACATGGGTGGTCTGCGCAAATTGATCCCTCAGACCTACTGGCTGATGGTCGTCGGTACGGTTGCGCTGACGGGCCTTGGCATTCCCGGCACACTTATCGGTACTGCCGGGTTCTTCTCCAAGGACATGATCATCGAGTCGGCCTACGCATCGCATAGCCCGGTTGCCGGCTATGCGTTCATCCTTCTCGTTATCGCCGCCATCTTCACCAGCTTCTATTCGTGGCGCCTGATTTTCATGACGTTCCATGGCAAGCCGCGTGCAAGCCATGATGTCATGCATCACGTGCATGAATCGCCCTATGTCATGCTGGTTCCGCTGTTCATTCTGGCATTCGGCGCGCTGTTTGCCGGTGTTGGCTTCCATGAGTATTTCTTCGGGCATGAGTATGCCGAGTTCTGGAAGGGTGCGATCTTTACCGGTCCGGAAAACGAGATCCTCGAAGAGCATCATCACGTACCGTTCCTGGTTGCTATGTCGCCATTCCTCGCAATGGCGGCCGGGTTCCTCGTGTCCTGGTATTTCTACATCCGCTCCCCGGAGACGCCGAAGCGGCTTGCTGCACAGCATCCTGGCCTCTACCAGTTCCTGCTCAACAAGTGGTATTTCGACGAGCTCTACGACTTCCTGTTCGTTCGTCCGGCCAAGGCTCTCGGCCGGTTCCTGTGGAAGCAGGGCGACGGCTGGCTGATCGACGGTCATGGCCCGGACGGAATTTCCGCACGTGTCGTTGATGTCACCAACCGGGTGGTGCGCCTGCAGACCGGTTACCTTTATCACTATGCGTTCGCGATGCTCATTGGGGTCGCCGCACTCGTCACGTGGATGATGCTCGGGAGCAACTTCTGA
- the nuoK gene encoding NADH-quinone oxidoreductase subunit NuoK, producing the protein MEIGIAHYLTVSALLFTLGIFGIFLNRKNVIVILMSVELILLAVNLNFVAFSAALGDLVGQIFALFVLTVAAAEAAIGLAILVVFYRNRGSIAVEDVNMMKG; encoded by the coding sequence ATGGAAATCGGTATCGCACATTATCTCACTGTTTCGGCCTTGCTGTTTACCCTCGGGATCTTCGGTATCTTCCTCAACCGGAAGAATGTGATCGTCATTTTGATGTCGGTCGAATTGATCCTGCTTGCAGTCAACTTGAACTTCGTGGCGTTCTCCGCCGCTCTCGGTGATCTGGTTGGCCAGATCTTCGCGTTGTTTGTCCTGACCGTTGCCGCCGCAGAGGCAGCGATCGGTCTTGCTATTCTCGTCGTGTTCTACCGCAATCGTGGGTCGATTGCCGTGGAAGACGTCAACATGATGAAAGGTTGA
- a CDS encoding NADH-quinone oxidoreductase subunit J produces MLTGIAAAFFYLFAFITVASAFMVIAARNPVHSVLFLILAFFNAAGLFLLTGAEFLAMILLVVYVGAVAVLFLFVVMMLDVDFAELKSGALQYAPIGALVGLILAAELIIVLGGSVFAPKLGTVAFQPTPDVATRTNTAALGDILYTDYIYFFQIAGLVLLVAMIGAIVLTLRHKPNIKRQNVSEQVARTPATAIEVKQVETGKGLTEVS; encoded by the coding sequence ATGCTGACAGGTATCGCGGCGGCGTTTTTTTATCTCTTCGCCTTCATAACCGTCGCCAGTGCGTTCATGGTGATTGCGGCGCGCAATCCCGTGCATTCTGTGCTGTTCTTGATCCTCGCATTTTTTAATGCGGCGGGATTGTTCCTTCTAACTGGCGCTGAATTCCTGGCGATGATCCTTCTCGTCGTCTATGTCGGCGCGGTTGCGGTTCTCTTCCTTTTCGTCGTCATGATGCTGGACGTTGATTTTGCTGAACTGAAAAGCGGTGCCTTGCAATATGCGCCCATCGGCGCGCTTGTCGGGCTCATCCTTGCTGCCGAGTTGATCATCGTTCTGGGCGGATCGGTATTTGCGCCAAAACTCGGCACTGTGGCTTTCCAGCCAACGCCTGATGTGGCCACGCGCACCAATACGGCGGCGCTCGGCGATATTCTCTATACGGACTACATCTACTTCTTCCAGATTGCCGGTCTCGTGCTCCTGGTTGCAATGATCGGCGCGATCGTTCTTACGCTTCGCCACAAGCCGAATATCAAACGCCAGAACGTTTCGGAGCAGGTGGCACGCACGCCTGCAACGGCTATCGAGGTCAAACAGGTTGAAACAGGCAAGGGCCTGACAGAGGTGTCATGA
- the nuoI gene encoding NADH-quinone oxidoreductase subunit NuoI: MAQLAQAAKSLLLLEFVGAFFLSMRQFFAPKATLNYPFEKGPISPRFRGEHALRRYPNGEERCIACKLCEAICPAQAITIEAGPRRNDGTRRTVRYDIDMVKCIYCGFCQEACPVDAIVEGPNFEFATETREELYYDKDRLLANGDRWERELARNIAMDAPYR, encoded by the coding sequence ATGGCACAACTCGCACAAGCTGCTAAGTCGCTCCTGCTTCTGGAATTCGTCGGCGCATTCTTCTTGTCGATGCGTCAGTTCTTTGCGCCGAAGGCGACCTTGAACTATCCGTTTGAGAAGGGCCCGATCAGCCCACGCTTCCGCGGTGAACATGCATTGCGCCGCTATCCCAATGGCGAAGAGCGTTGCATCGCCTGCAAGCTCTGCGAAGCGATCTGCCCGGCGCAGGCCATTACCATCGAGGCAGGACCGCGCCGCAATGACGGAACGCGCCGCACGGTGCGTTATGACATCGATATGGTGAAGTGCATCTATTGCGGCTTTTGCCAGGAAGCTTGCCCGGTCGATGCGATCGTTGAAGGGCCGAATTTCGAGTTCGCGACGGAAACTCGTGAAGAACTCTACTATGACAAGGACCGGCTGCTTGCCAACGGCGATCGCTGGGAACGGGAACTGGCGCGCAACATCGCGATGGATGCGCCGTACCGGTAA
- the nuoH gene encoding NADH-quinone oxidoreductase subunit NuoH, which translates to MEEIFATYILPLLIILGKSVLMLVAMLLIIAYLLLADRKIWAAVQLRRGPNVVGPFGLLQSFADLLKFVVKEPIIPSGANKGIFLLAPLVSSVLAMAAWAVIPVNEGWAVANVNVGILYVLAISSLEVYGVIMAGWASNSKYPFLGALRSAAQMVSYEVSIGFVIVTVLLCVGSLNLTDIVMSQKDGLGTMLGLPNSFLDWHWLGLFPMFIIFFISALAETNRPPFDLVEAESELVAGHMIEYSSTAFLLFFLGEYVAITLMCALTTILFLGGWLPPVDVWFLNWVPGVIWFLLKLFLCFFMFAMVKAFVPRYRYDQLMRLGWKVFLPISIFMVIATAAFLKITGLTP; encoded by the coding sequence ATGGAAGAAATTTTCGCAACCTACATCCTGCCGCTGCTGATTATCCTCGGAAAATCGGTGCTGATGCTGGTGGCAATGTTGCTCATCATCGCCTACCTGCTTCTGGCGGATCGCAAGATCTGGGCGGCCGTTCAGTTGCGTCGCGGACCGAACGTGGTCGGTCCCTTCGGATTGCTGCAGTCCTTCGCCGATCTTCTCAAATTCGTCGTCAAGGAACCGATCATTCCGTCCGGCGCCAATAAGGGCATTTTCCTGCTTGCTCCTCTGGTTTCATCGGTTCTCGCGATGGCGGCATGGGCGGTTATCCCGGTCAATGAGGGCTGGGCGGTTGCCAACGTCAATGTCGGCATTCTCTACGTGCTCGCCATTTCCTCGCTGGAAGTCTACGGCGTGATCATGGCCGGCTGGGCTTCCAATTCCAAATATCCATTCCTCGGAGCACTGCGTTCCGCTGCGCAGATGGTTTCCTACGAAGTCTCCATCGGTTTCGTCATCGTCACCGTTCTGCTTTGCGTCGGATCCTTGAACTTGACCGATATCGTCATGTCGCAAAAGGATGGTCTTGGCACTATGCTGGGCCTGCCGAACTCGTTCCTCGACTGGCACTGGCTCGGCCTTTTCCCGATGTTCATCATCTTCTTCATTTCGGCACTGGCGGAAACCAACCGTCCGCCTTTCGATCTGGTCGAAGCGGAATCGGAACTTGTCGCCGGTCACATGATCGAATATTCGTCGACCGCGTTCCTGCTGTTCTTCCTTGGTGAGTACGTTGCCATCACGCTGATGTGCGCGCTGACCACCATCCTTTTCCTGGGTGGCTGGTTGCCTCCGGTGGATGTCTGGTTCCTGAATTGGGTGCCCGGGGTGATCTGGTTCCTGCTCAAGCTCTTCCTGTGCTTTTTCATGTTCGCCATGGTGAAGGCATTCGTTCCGCGCTACCGCTATGACCAGTTGATGCGTCTGGGCTGGAAGGTGTTCCTGCCGATTTCGATCTTCATGGTCATCGCGACCGCGGCCTTCCTCAAAATCACCGGCCTGACGCCGTAA